The Rhodococcus antarcticus DNA segment CGCGATGGCGGCCTCCACCGTGACGTAGCCGCGGTCGGCGGCCAGGCGGGCGCGGACCCGGCCGGCGGCACCCATCAGATGCTCGCGGTGAGCGCGCGCTGCACGAGATCGGTGAGCGCACCGACCACCGAGTCCCCGGTGACCACCGTGTAGAGCACCGCCCCGAAGGCCGCGGCGGCGATGGTGCCGATCGCGTACTCCGCGGTGGACATCCCGTCGTCCTGCCCGGCCAGCTCGACGAGCCCGTTCTCGATCTTCGCCCTGATCCCCATGGTGACTTCCCTCCTGAATCCACTGTGGACGTTCCACGGTGGGAGCTCATCCGACGATGCCGCCCTGCAGCACCGGACCTGCGAGCCCCAGCACCACGGGCACGACACCCAGGCACAGGAAGGCCGGCAGGAAGCACAGGCCCAGCGGGCCGGTCACGAGCACGCCGGCGCGCTCGGCGGCAGCTGCCGCGGCGTCCTCGGCGCTGCCGCGCTGCTCAGCGGCCAGCTCGGCGACACCGGCGGCGAGCGAGGCGCCCGAGCGGGCCGAGCGCCGCGCGAGGCGGGCCAGCGGCTCCGCAGCGGGCTCGGCGGCGGCCGCGGCCCACGCCGCCTCGGGCTCGGCCCCCAGGATCAGCAGGTCGGCGGCCTGGCGCAGCACGGAGCCCAGGGCCGGGGGCGCCGAGGCGGCCACGACCTCGGCCGCCGTCGCCACGGGCAACCCCGAGCGCAGGCAGGCCGCCAGCAGGTCGAAGGTGCCGGCGACGGCGAGCGGGTCGAGCGGCGTGGTCCTGTCCCCGCCGAGGCGCACCAGCACCGTGCGCACCCCGACGGCCAGCACGACGCCGGCCACGGCACCCGCCACCCCGCCCACCCCGAGGGCGACCGCCGCACCCAGCAGCCCGGAGACCACCAGGGGTGCGGCCGCACCGAACCGGTCGGGGCCGACCTCCGCCGTGGGCACCAGCAGCGCCCGGATGCGCGCCTGCACCGCCCGCTCGCCCGGCACGAGCAGCAGCGCGAGGGCCAGCAGGACCAGCGCGGAGCTCACGGCGCACCCACCCGAGCCGTGATCCGGCCGGACCACGCGAGCCCCGCGCAGACGAGCACCGTGCCCACGAGCAGCAGCAGCCCACCACCGGTGCTGCCCAGGAGCAGCTGGACGGGGGCGGCGCCCACGGCCTGGCCGAGGGCGATGCCGAGCAGCGGCAGCCCGGCGAGCACGGTGGCCGTGGCGCGCGCGCCGGCGAGCCCGGCCTCGGTGCGGCGCCGGAAGCGGGTCCGCCCGACCAGGTCCCGGCGCACGGCGTCGAGCAGCTCGGCCAGGGCCACGCCGCGCTCGTCGGCCACCCGCCAGGCCGCGGCCACCCGGTCGAGCTCGGTGTCCAGCCCGGGATCACCCGAGTGCAGGCCGTCGGCCGCGGAACCGCCCAGCCGGGCTCGGGCCGCGGCCTCGGCCAGCACCCGGTGCACGGGCTCGCCCACCTCGGCAGCAGCCACGGCGCAGGCGGTCGCGGGGTGTGCACCCACCCGCAGCTCGGCGACGAGGACCTCCACGGCGGCCGCGAGGTCGGTGGCCGCGCGGGCGTCGCGACGAGCCGTGCGCCGGGCCAGCAGGCGGCGGTGCGCGGTGGTGGCGACGAGGGCGGCGGCCAGTGCGGGCACCGGCCCCACGAGCAGGGCGGTCACGGCCGCGGCGACCAGCGCGGTGCCCAGCGTCGACGTGGTCCGCGGCCGGGTCCTGGGGCGGGCCGCGACCGGGTCCAGCCCGCGCAGCCGCCGTGCTCCCACCGAGCCGGGGGCGACGAGCACGGCCGCCGCCAGCGCGACGAGGACGGCGCTCACACCGTCACCCCGCGCTCGGCCAGCAGCCCGGCCAGCGCCGCCCACGCGGGCCCCCGACCGCCGGCCCGGGTCCACGCCGGTGCCACGGTCACGGTTCCGGCCACCGAGCGCTCCAGCACCCCGACGGCGGCGAGACCCCTGCTGCCGTCGGCGCCGCGGTGCACGTGCAGCACCACCTGGACCGCGGCCGCGAGCTGGCTGTGCAGCGCGGCGGCGTCCATCCCGCCCAGCGCGGCCAGGGCCTCCAGCCGGGCGGGCACCTCGCGGGGGGAGTTGGCGTGCACCGTGCCCGCACCGCCGTCGTGGCCGGTGTTGAGCGCGGTGAGCAGGTCCACCACCTCGGCGCCGCGGACCTCGCCGACGACCACCCGGTCCGGCCGCATCCGCAGCGCCTGGCGCACCAGCTGGCGGACGCTGACCTCTCCGACACCCTCGACGTTGGCCGCCCGCGCCACCAGCCGCACCACGTGCGGGTGCTGCGGCGCGAGCTCGGCCGCGTCCTCCACGCAGACGATGCGCTCGCGGTGCTCGACCCGGGCCAGCAGGGCGGCCAACATCGTCGTCTTCCCCGAGCCGGTGCCACCGACGACGAGGAAGGCCAGCCGGGCCGACACCACCGCCTCGAGCAGCCCGGCCACCTCGGGGGGCACCGACCCCGACGCGACGAGGACGTCCAGGCCCTGGGTGGCCGGTCTCAGCACGCGCAGCGAGATGGTGGTGCCGTCCGCCGCCACGGGTGGGAGCACGGCGTGCAGCCGCACCCCGGCGCCGCCGTAGCCCGCCTCGGGGAGCCGTCCGTCCACCCACGGCTGGGCCTCGTCGAGGCGACGTCCGGCCGAGAGCGCGAGACGCTGGGCCAGCCTCCGCACGGCGGCCTCGTCGGCGAACCGCACGTCGGTGCGCTCGAGGCCGGCGCCGCGGTCGACCCACACCGCGTCGGGCGCGGTGACGAGCACGTCGGCCGTCGCGGGCTCGTGCAGCAGGGCCTCCAGGGGTCCGGCCCCGGAGAGCTCGGTCTGCAGCACGCGCAGCGCGGCGAGCAGGTCCGTGTCGCCCAGCACCCCGCCCGCCTCGGCCCGGATGGCTCCGGCCACGACGGCAGGGCTCAGCCGCCCGGGCACCTCGGCGAGGCGGTGCCGGACCCGTTCCAGCAGGTCCTCGTGCTCGCCGAGGACGAGGGCGCTCACGCGGCGCACCGACCGGCGGGACGGGCGTCGACCAGGGCGTCGAGCACGATCCGCGCCACCGTCGGGAGTGGCCCCCGGCGTGGCAGCCCGCCCCGCTCGAGATGAGCGGCGAGCCCGGGGTGCGGCCGGGTGGTGGCGAGGACCGGGAGGCCGAGGGCACGGGAGACGTCCGCCGCGCCGAGGCCGCCGGGCGCTGGTCCGCGCACCACCACGCGCAGACCGGGCACGCGCTCGCCGAGGGCGGCGACCACCCGTGCGGCTGCGGCACAGGCCCGCACCTCGGCCGGGACGACGAGCACGGTGGCGTCGGCCCGGTCCAGCACGGCGTGCACGGCGGGACCCGGCGTCCGGGGCAGGTCGCAGACCACCAGGTCCCCCGCGCGCCGACCGGCGTCCAGCACCGCCGCCACCGCCGCCGGGCCCGGAGCCACGTCGTCGCGGCCGCAGGAGAGCACCGTGAGGAGGCCGCCCGCCGACGGCAGCGCCTCGTGCAGCGCGCTGGCCGCCACCCGACCCCCCGTCAGCGCGATCCCTGACCAGCGCAGCCCGGCGGTCTCCTCGGCCCCCAGCACCAGGTCGAGCCCACCGCCGAGCGGGTCGAGGTCCACCAGCAGGGACCGGCGCCCGGACTCCGCAGCGGCGGACGCCACGGCGGCGGCCAGCACGGACGCTCCCGCACCACCGCGCCCGCCGAGCACGGCCAGCACCCGTCCACCCTCGTCGCCGCGCTCCACCCGCTCCCCCAGCGCGCCCACCAGGAACGCCTCGCCGTCGGGCAGGTGCACCACGTGCTCGGCGCCGACGGCGACCGCCGCACGCCACAGCTCGTCGCCACCGGGCTCGGTGCTGACCACCAGGACGCCCTCGCGGCGGGGCAGCCCGGCGGCGGCGCACCGCTCGGCGGTACGGGCGTCGAGGATCACCACCGGCGCGCGCACCCAGGGCACCCGGGCGCCGGTGGTGTCGGCGGCCAGCTCCAGCTCGCACCCCGCCGCGGCCGCCAGGCGCAGCAGCTCCTCCTGCAGGACGGGCGAGGACACGAGGGCCAGCGCGCGGTGCGGGCGGGCAGCAGGGGTGGTCAGGGCTGTGGTCACGGCGGACTCCGCGCTCTCCGGTGAGCGGGCGGGTGCCGGCTCGACTGGGAGCAACCCTGCGGGAGCCCCGACGGTCCGGGACCGCCACGGCGGGGGGTTGTGGACAGCTCGGGCGCTGTGGACAACCTCCAGGCCGGTGCCTGGGGCAACCGACCTCGGACGTGGGACGACCCCCGCCAGGGGGGAGGGGCGGGGGTCGTCGGAGCTCAGCCCCGGGGGGTGGGCTGAGCTCGTCCGGAACGAGTCCGAACGGTCCAGACAGTACCCCCGACGGGCGGGAAGTTGTCACCTCAACTGCTTTGCCCGGCGGTCGCGAAGCGAACGTCACACCTATGCTCGCCGGGTGAGCACGCCCGCGGTCGAGGTCCGCCCCCAGGTCGCCGCCTTCTTCGACCTGGACAAGACCATCATCGCCCGGTCCTCGACCATGGCGTTCAGCAAGCCCTTCTTCCACGAGGGGTTGATCAACCGTCGCGCGGTGCTCAAGAGCAGCTACGCGCACTTCCTGTTCCTGCTCGCCGGGGCCGACGCGGACCAGATGGAGCGGATGCGTGCGCACCTCACCGCGCTGTGCACCGGCTGGGAGGTCAAGCAGGTGCGCTCGATCGTCGAGGAGACCCTGCACGACGTCGTCGACCCGCTGGTCTACGCCGAGGCCGCCGCGCTCATCGCCGAGCACACCGCCAAGGGCCACGACGTGGTGGTCGTCTCCGCCTCGGGCGAGGAGATGGTGGCACCCATCGCGGCCATGGTGGGGGCGGACCTCAGCGTGGGTACCCGCATGGTCGAGCACGAGGGGCTCTACACCGGCGAGGTCGAGTTCTACTGCTACGGCGAGGCCAAGGCCGACGCCCTGCGCGGGCTCGCCGAGACCCACGGCTACGACCTGAGCCGGTGCTACGCGTACTCCGACTCGGTGACCGACCTGCCCATGCTCGCCGAGGTCGGTCACCCGACGGCGGTGAACCCCGACCGGGCGCTGCGCAAGGAGGCCCTGGGCCGCGGGTGGCCGGTGCTCACCTTCTCCAACCCGGTGTCCCTGCGGGCCCGGATCCCCACCGCGTCGAGCTCGGCGGTGGCCACCGCGGCCCTCGGGCTGGGTGCGGCTGCAGCCGGTGCGACCTGGTACGGGCTGGCCCGTCGGCGCCGATCCCGGTGACGCCAAAGATCACCCTTGTCGTGACCTGGATCACAGGGTAGAACTGGACCTACGGAACCACGAGAGGCCAAGGCTGGACCGGAAGAGAAGGTCCCTCCTCCCGCCCGCGGTTCCCAGCACGAGCAGCTCGGCACCCACGCCTTGCGCGCCTGGCCAGACTGCCGCCGTGGGCCTGCGCGACGGGGGACACACCCCCGATCGACGCCGAGGCCACCATCACGGCGCCCCCCTGCACGCTTGGTCACCAAGCTGCTCGTGCTCGAGGACCCCGGAGGACACCAGTCCCCCGGGGTCCTCGTGCGTCCGGCCCGGCCGGGGTCAGACCTGGGGGAGCACCGTCGACGCGACGAGCTCGAGCTGGTCGAGGTCGGTGAGGTCCATCAGCTGCAGGTACACCCGGCTCACCCCCACCTCCGCGAAGCGGCCGAGCTTGTCCACCACCTCGGCGGGCGAGCCGGCCAGCGCGTTGGCGCGCAGCTCGTCCAGCTCCCGGCCGAGCACGCCCGCCCGACGGGCGATCGCTGCGTCGTCCGCGCCGACGCACAGCGCCTGCGCTGCGGAGCACACCAGGTCGGTGCGGCCCGCCTCGGCCGCGACGCGCGCCACGTTGGCCACCAGCTCGCCGGTCGACTCGACGGTGCGGAAGGGAGCGTTGAACTCCGCGGCGTACCGCACGGCCAGGGCCGGGGTGCGCTTCGTGCCACCGCCCCCCACGACGATGGGCAGTCGCGCCTGGGTGGGCTTGGGCAGAGCCGGCGAGGCCGTCACCGTGTAGTGGGTACCGCTGTGCGAGAACGATTCTCCCGTGGGCGTCGTCCACATCCCGTCGATGATCGCGAGCTGCTCGGTGAGCCTGTCGAAGCGCTCCCCCAGCTCGGGGAACGGGATGCCGTACGCGGCGTGCTCGGCGGCGAACCACCCGCTGCCCAGGCCCAGCTCGACCCGCCCACCGCTCATCTGGTCCACCTGGGCCACCGCGATGGCCAACGGCCCGGGCAGCCGGAACGTGGCCGAGCTGACCAGGGTGCCGAGCCGGATGCGCGAGGTCTCCCGGGCCAGGCCGGCCAGCGTCACCCAGGCGTCCGTCGGGCCCGGGAGCCCGTCCCCGTCGCCCATGGCGAGGTAGTGGTCGGAGCGGAAGAAGGCGTCGTAGCCGAGGTCCTCGGTGGCCCGCGCCACACGGAGCAGGTCGTCGTAGGTGGCCCCCTGCTGGGGCTCGGTGAAAATGCGCAGGTCCATGCTGGCGAACAGTAGTGACGCGACCCTCCCGTGCTAGGAGGTGAGGTCGTCGCGCAGCACCCGCTTGAGGAGCTTGCCGCTCTGGTTGCGGGGCAGCTCGGCCACCAGGTGCACGCTCTTGGGCAGCTTGAACGACGCCAGCGTGGTGCGGGCGTGCGCGATGAGCTCGGAGGCGTCGGCGTGCGCACCCTCGCGGAGCACGACGACGGCGGTGACGGCCTCGATCCAGCGGTCGTCGGGCAGCGCGATCACGGCCACCTCCGCGACGGCGGGGTGCGTGTAGAGCGCGTCCTCCACCTCGCGGGAGGCCACCAGCACGCCACCGGTGTTGATGACGTCCTTGATCCGGTCCACGACGGTGATGTAGCCCGCCGCGTCGCGGACGACCAGGTCCCCCGAGTGGAACCACCCGTCGCGGAACGCCTCCGCGGTCGCCTCGGGGTTGTCCCAGTACCCGGTGCACAGCTGTGGCGATCGGTAGAGCAGCTCCCCGGACGTCCCGGCCTCCACGTCGAGATCGGTGGCCGGGTCGACCACCCGCGCCTCGACGAAGAGCACCGTCCGCCCACAGCTCTCCGGTCGCTCGGCGTGCTCGGTGGGGCCCAGCACACAGGCCAGCGGACCGATCTCGCTCTGGCCGAAGCAGTTGTAGAACGCGAGCTCCGGCAGAGCCGCCTGCAGCCGGTGCAGCACGGGCACCGGCATGATCGAGGCCCCGTAGAACGCCTTGCGCAGGCTGGAGAGGTCCCGGGTGGCCAGGTCCGGGTGGTTGGCCAGCGGCACCCACACCGTGGGGGCGAGGAACAGCGCCCCGATCGCGTGGGCCTCCACCTGGCGCAGCACCTCGGGCACGTCCGGGCGGGCCATGAGGTGGTTGGTCGCGCCCACGGAGAGGTACGGCAGGAGGAAGACGTGCATGCCGGCCGAGTGGTACAGCGGCATGCAGTGCAGGGGCAGGTCGTCCTCGTGGGCGTCGAGGGCCAGCACGCAGGAGACGTACTCGTGCACCAGCGCGCGGTGGGTCATCATGGCGCCCTTGGGCTTCGAGGTCGTGCCCGAGGTGAACAGCAGCTGGACGAGATCGGTGTCGGACACGGTCACGTCGAGCTCGGGCACCTCCCCCGTGCGCCACCGCTCCAGCACCGCTCCGGGTTCCCCGTGCAGGGCGAGAACCGTCTCGACCACGGTGTCGCCGAGCACCTGCTCCACCCCGGCGCGCAGGGCGGGATCGACCAGGGCGAGCCGCGCGCCCGAGGAGCCCAGCAGGTACGCGAGCTCCTCCCCGGTCAGCGCGTAGTTCACGGGCACGTGCACCAGCCCCGCGCGGGCGCAGCCCAGGTAGGCGAGCAGGTACGCGTCGGAGTTCGCGCCGATCGTGGCCACCCGGTCACCGGCCGCCAGACCGAGCGACAGCAGGTGCCCGGCCGCCCGGGTCACCGCATCGTCGAGCTCGACGTAGGTCCACCTCCGGTCCTCGAAGTGCAGCGCCGTCCGGTCCGGGTGGCGCGCGGCCGAGCGCCGCAGGACGTCGTCGACGGTGCTGGAACGGGGATCAGGGCTCACTCGAGGACCTCCGGTGTGCTGCGCTGCGACCTGGGTCACACCCTAGGGCCGGCCCGGCAGCGCCGGAGGTGGCTCGTCGTGGTCGAGGCGGAGCCGGCCGTCCCCGGTCCCGGCCACGGCGGCCGCCGTCACGGGCACCCCGCCCGGCGCGGTGTCCTCGGTGCGCTGCCGTGGCGGCCGGGCTCAGCCGCGGTGGGTGCGGACCCACTCCGCGATGCCGTCGGCCGTGATGGGCAGCGCGTCGGACAGCACCCGGTTGCCGGTGCCGGTGACGACCAGGTCGTCCTCGATGCGCACGCCGATGCCGCGGAGCTCCTCGGGCACCGTCAGGTCGTTGGGGTGGAAGTACAGGCCCGGCTCGACGGTCAGCGCCATGCCCTCCTCGAGGGTGCCCTCGTGGTAGGCCTCGGCCGAGCTCTGCGCGCAGTCGTGCACGTCCAGGCCCAGGTAGTGCCCCACCCCGCACACGATGTAGCGCCGGTGGTGCTGGCCCTTGGGGTCGAGCGACTCCTCCACCGAGACCGGCAGCAGGCCCCAGTCGTGCAGGCCCTCGGCGAGCACCCGCATGGCCGTCTGCTGGAACGTCCGGTACTCCGCGCCCGGGGCCACCTCGGCCATGGCGGCGACGTGGCTGGCGTGCACCAGGTCGTACACCTGGCGCTGGGCCTCGCTGAACTCCCCGGAGACGGGGTAGGTCCGGGTGACGTCGGCGGTGTAGAACGTGGTGGCCTCCACGCCGGCGTCCATGAGCAGCAGCCCGTCCGGCGGGACCACCCCGTCGTTGCGGACCCAGTGCAGCACGGGTGCGTGCGGGCCGGCCGCGAGGATGGAGGAGTAGCCGACGCCGTTGCCGGACGTGCGCGCGCGGCGGTCGAAGGTGCCCTGCAGCCAGCGCTCACCCCCGGCCCGCTCTGCCTCGGGCAGCGCCGCGGCCACCTCCGTGAACCCCGTGACGGTGGCGTCGACGGCCGCCTGCAGCTGGTCGATCTCCCAGTCGTCCTTGACCCGCCGCAGCTCGGAGAGCACCCGGCGCAGCTCGCCCCCGGAGCCGCTGACCAGCGCGTCGAGCACGGGCTCCACGCCGCGGGTCGCGAGCATCGCGGGGTAGCTGCCGCGCAGGGCGCCGGGCAGCTCCTCGAGCGGGCGGCACGTGATGCCCAGGGCCTCGCTCCACTCGCCGAGCCCGGGCACGGGGCCGATCCACAGCTCGCCGTCCCGGGCGGAGGCGAAGAAGTCCGACTCACCGGGCCCGGCGGGCGCGCGCAGGTGCAGCACCGCGTCGTGCCGGTCGCCGGAGGGGTGCATGACCAGCACCGCCCCCTCGGCCTGGCAGCCCGTGAGCCAGAGGAAGTCGGAGTCGGGCCGGAACTCGTAGTCGGAGTCGTTGGAGCGCACCGGGGCACGCCCCGCGGCCACTGCGATCCGCTGCCCGGGAAAGGCCTGGGAGAGCTTCTGCCGGTGCTCGGCCGCGGCCACCGCCTGACCGTCGACGACGTGGGCGGCCCGGTCGGCCGGCCCCCACCCGTCGCGGACGTTCTCCCGGAAGCCGGGGGCGTCGGTGAGCTTGCTCGGGTCGCGGCGCGCGGGTCGAGTCATGACCTCCAGGCTAGTGCGGGTGGTCCCCGGACCCCAGCCGGCTGGTCAGCTGACGGCGGCGTCCGCGATCGAGCCGGCCTCCTTCGCCCCCGCCTCCAGCGCGGCGCAGCAGGCCACCACCCAGGTGGCGACCCCCTCGGCCGTGCCCGCGGCGAAACCCGCGGCAGCACGCCGGTAGTCGTCCGGGCGGCGCAGCCAGCTGACCTCCGGGACGGTGAGGTTGTGCACGTCGAGCCCGCTGCTGACGGCCACCAGCCGCGAGGCCGCCCGCGCCACCACGCCGTCCGCGCTGCCGAACGGCGCCAGCCCCAGCAGCTCCCCGTGCACCACCGCGGCCAGCACGGCCGCCGGCACCCGGGTCCCCCCGGTGACGAGCTGGCCGAGCCCGTCGAGCCGCTGCGCCGTGCCCAGCCGGGGCCGACCCAGCTGCGCGTCGTCGACGAGGTCCGCCGCGGCCAGCAGGTGCAGGCGCGCGAGCACCTGCAGCGGCGCGCGACGCCAGACGCCGAGCAGGGTCGTCAGGGCGGGTCCGTCCAGCGTCGTGGCCACCCGCAGCGCGCCGGCGGTGACCGGGTCGGCGGCCGTGCCCTCACCGGGCAGCTCCGTGGAGCCACCGTCCAGCGCGGCCGAGCTCCGCGCGGCACGGACCGAGGCCTCGGTGGCCCCGACGGCCCAGCCCTTGCGGTTGGCCGGGTGCCGGTGCACCGCGTCGACGGCGGCACGGGCGGCGTCCGCGGCGGCTGCCACCCCGGGCAGCTCCAGCAGGGGGGCGAGCGGGTCGACGGGCACGGGCAGGGACGGTAGGCCACTCACCGCGCCGGTCCACCCGCTGGGCGAGGGACTGCCCGTTCGGCAGTGGTCCGGCTCACCCTCCCGGCCTAGGTTCGAGCCATGACGACGCCGTCCGAGCCGCTGCAGTCCGAGACCGATCCCGCCGCGCGCGTGTTCCCGCCCAGCCCGGAGTTCACCGCCCAGGCCAACGCCGGGCCCGAGCTGCAGACCGCGGCCGACGCCGACCGCGAGGGCTTCTGGGCCGCCCAGGCGCAGCGCCTGCACTGGCACGAGCCGTGGACCGAGGTGCTGGACTGGTCCGAGGCCCCGGTCGCGAAGTGGTTCGTGGGCGGCAAGCTCAACGTCGCCCACAACTGCGTGGACCGCCACGTCGAGGCCGGCAACGGCGACCGGGTGGCCATCCACTGGGAGGGCGAGCCCGGCGACAGCCGCGCCATCACCTACTCCGACCTGCTCGCCGAGGTCAGCCGCGCCGCCAACACCTTCACCGAGCTCGGCCTCGTCAGCGGCGACCGGGTGGCCGTCTACATGCCGATGGTCCCCGAGGCGATCGTCACCATGCTGGCCTGCGCCCGTCTGGGCCTGACCCACTCCCTGGTCTTCGCCGGCTTCTCCGCGACCGCGCTGCGCTCCCGGGTCGACGACGCGCAGGCCAAGCTCGTCGTCACCACCGACGGCCAGTGGCGCCGCGGCAAGGCCGCCCCCCTCAAGGACACCGTGGACGAGGCCGTCGACGGTGCGGCGTGCGTGGAGCACGTGCTGGTCGTGCGGCGCACCGAGACGGACGTGAGCTGGACCGAGGGGCGCGACCTGTGGTGGCACGAGACGGTGGCCCACGCCTCGCCCGAGCACACCGCGCAGCCCTTCGACGCCGAGCACCCCCTGTTCGTGCTCTACACCTCCGGCACCACCGGCAAGCCCAAGGGGATCATCCACACCTCCGGCGGGTACCTCACCCAGACCAGCTACACCCACCACAACGTCTTCGACCACAAGGAGGGCCGCGACGTCTACTGGTGCACCGCCGACATCGGCTGGGTCACCGGGCACAGCTACATCGTCTACGGCCCGCTGAGCAACGGCGCGACGCAGGTGGTCTACGAGGGCACGCCGAACAGCCCGGACGAGCACCGGCACTGGAACATCATCGAGAAGTACGGGGTGACGATCTACTACACGGCGCCGACGCTGGTGCGGACGTTCATGAAGTGGGGCCGCGAGATCCCCGACGCCCACGACCTGTCCTCGCTGCGCGTGCTGGGCAGCGTCGGCGAGCCCATCAACCCCGAGGCGTGGACGTGGTACCACGAGGTGATCGGCGGTGGGCGCTGTCCCATCGTGGACACGTGGTGGCAGACCGAGACCGGCGCCATCATGATCGCGCCGCTGCCCGGGATCACGGCGTGCAAGCCCGGTTCCGCGATGGCGACGCTCCCGGGGATCTCTGCCGCGATCGTCGACGAGGAGGCCAACGTCCTCGGCGCCTCCTCCGGCGGTTCCGGGGCGGGCGGTGACACCGTCCAGGGCTACCTGGTGCTGGACCAGCCGTGGCCGTCGATGCTCCGCGGCATCTGGGGCGACATGGACCGCTTCCGGGAGACCTACTGGAGCCGCTACGCCGAGCAGGGCTGGTACTTCGCGGGGGACGGCGCCAAGTACGACGAGGACGGCGCGATCTGGCTGCTGGGGCGGGTCGACGACGTGATGAACGTGTCCGGGCACCGCATCTCCACCACGGAGGTCGAGTCCGCGCTGGTCAGCCACCCCTCGGTCGCCGAGGCCGCCGTGGTCGGGGCCTCCGACGCCACCACCGGGCAGGGGATCGTCGCCTTCGTCATCCAGCGGGGCGGCCAGACCCAGAGCGGGGAGGCCTACATCACCGAGCTGCGCGACCACGTGGCCAAGGAGATCGGGCCGATCGCGAAGCCACGGCAGATCCTGGTGGTGCCGGAGCTGCCCAAGACCCGCAGCGGCAAGATCATGCGGCGGCTGCTCCGCGACATCGCCGAGAACCGCGAGGTGGGTGACACCTCGACCCTCGCCGACGCGGCGGTCATGCAGTCCATCAGCAAGGGCCTCTCCGCACCCGCGGCGGACTGAGGGGCCGAGGGCGGGGCCGGGGAGCCCACGAACCGGGCCGGTGACGGCTCGGACGTGGACCTGCGCCCGGGCGTGGCACCATGTCTCCCGACGACCACCGGCGTCCCCTCCCCGGGGACGAGCACCGGCACCTGCACTGGAGGGCCCGAGTTGAGCTCAGGAGACAACACCACCCACGTCGGCGTGCCCACGACGGTGGCGTCCATCCCCCTGACCGACGTCGACGCGCGGGCGCCCGGCACCGGCAGCATCGGCAACCTGGTCAAGGACGCGACCGCCCAGGTGTCCACGCTGGTCCGTGCCGAGGTGGCGCTGGCCAAGGCCGAGGTCACCGGCGAGGTGAAGAAGGCCGTGTTCGGCGGGATCTTCTTCATCGTCGCCGCCGTCATCGGTCTCTACAGCACGTTCTTCCTCTTCTTCGCCCTCGCCGAGCTGCTGGACATCTGGCTGCCGCGCTGGGCGGCGTTCGCGATCATCTTCGCCGCGATGGTGCTGGTCGCCGCGGTAGCGGGGCTGCTCGGGCTGCGCAAGGTGAAGAAGCTTCAGAAGCCCGAGAAGACCATCGACGCGGTGAAGGACAACGCCAAGGTCCTCCCCGGCTCGCACTAGGCCACCGTGGCCGCCCCCGAGCCGTCCAGCGTCCGCGTCGAGGGTCCCTGGACCCACCGGGACGTGCACGCCAACGGCACCCGGTTCCACGTCGCCGAGGTCGACGGCGGCGGGCCGCTGGTGCTGCTGCTGCACGGCTTCCCCGAGTTCTGGTGGAGCTGGCGACACCAGCTGACCTCGCTGGCCGCGGCCGGCGCGCGGGCGGTGGCCGTGGACCTGCGCGGCTACGGGGACTCCGACAAGCCCCCGCGTGGCTACGACGGCTGGACCCTCGCCGGTGACGTCGCCGGCCTGGTCCGCGCCCTGGGGGCCGAGCGCGCCGTCCTCGTCGGGCACGACTGGGGCGGGCTCATCGCCTGGGCCACCGCGGCCCTGCACCCGAGGCTGGTGAGCGGGCTCGGCGTGGTCGCCGCTCCGCACCCGGTGGCGCTGCGCCGCGCCGTGCGCAGCGAGCCGCTGGGCCAGGGCCGCGCCTCGGCCTACGCCACCGCCTACCAGCTGCCCCGGTGGCCGGAGCGGCGGCTGGTGCGCGACGACGCCGCCGAGATCGAGGCCGTGCTCCGGCGCTGGGCGGGCCCCCGCTGGGTGGCCGGCGACGAGTTCGGCGAGGTCGCAGCGCGCAACCGCTCCGCGATGCAGGTCCCCGGGGTGGTGCACTCCGCGATGGAGTACTACCGGTGGGCGCTGCGCAGCCAGGTCCGGGGCGAGGGCCACCGGTTCGCGGCCGACCTGGC contains these protein-coding regions:
- the acs gene encoding acetate--CoA ligase, yielding MTTPSEPLQSETDPAARVFPPSPEFTAQANAGPELQTAADADREGFWAAQAQRLHWHEPWTEVLDWSEAPVAKWFVGGKLNVAHNCVDRHVEAGNGDRVAIHWEGEPGDSRAITYSDLLAEVSRAANTFTELGLVSGDRVAVYMPMVPEAIVTMLACARLGLTHSLVFAGFSATALRSRVDDAQAKLVVTTDGQWRRGKAAPLKDTVDEAVDGAACVEHVLVVRRTETDVSWTEGRDLWWHETVAHASPEHTAQPFDAEHPLFVLYTSGTTGKPKGIIHTSGGYLTQTSYTHHNVFDHKEGRDVYWCTADIGWVTGHSYIVYGPLSNGATQVVYEGTPNSPDEHRHWNIIEKYGVTIYYTAPTLVRTFMKWGREIPDAHDLSSLRVLGSVGEPINPEAWTWYHEVIGGGRCPIVDTWWQTETGAIMIAPLPGITACKPGSAMATLPGISAAIVDEEANVLGASSGGSGAGGDTVQGYLVLDQPWPSMLRGIWGDMDRFRETYWSRYAEQGWYFAGDGAKYDEDGAIWLLGRVDDVMNVSGHRISTTEVESALVSHPSVAEAAVVGASDATTGQGIVAFVIQRGGQTQSGEAYITELRDHVAKEIGPIAKPRQILVVPELPKTRSGKIMRRLLRDIAENREVGDTSTLADAAVMQSISKGLSAPAAD
- a CDS encoding phage holin family protein; amino-acid sequence: MSSGDNTTHVGVPTTVASIPLTDVDARAPGTGSIGNLVKDATAQVSTLVRAEVALAKAEVTGEVKKAVFGGIFFIVAAVIGLYSTFFLFFALAELLDIWLPRWAAFAIIFAAMVLVAAVAGLLGLRKVKKLQKPEKTIDAVKDNAKVLPGSH
- a CDS encoding alpha/beta fold hydrolase — protein: MAAPEPSSVRVEGPWTHRDVHANGTRFHVAEVDGGGPLVLLLHGFPEFWWSWRHQLTSLAAAGARAVAVDLRGYGDSDKPPRGYDGWTLAGDVAGLVRALGAERAVLVGHDWGGLIAWATAALHPRLVSGLGVVAAPHPVALRRAVRSEPLGQGRASAYATAYQLPRWPERRLVRDDAAEIEAVLRRWAGPRWVAGDEFGEVAARNRSAMQVPGVVHSAMEYYRWALRSQVRGEGHRFAADLAAPVRVPVLQLHGALDPCLLPSTAAASAPWALDREHELLDGVGHFPHQEVPEVVTAALVRLLGRV